ctggtttcctcacaatgtcatatgtatgtttatgaaaaaaaaaaatgttttcattattttaccTTTGTTATGCCGTGTTCCAGATCCGTACCTAAACAAATGTAATGTTATCCAAATTTCTTACTTTCTTTGTGGTATTCAACTATGTCATACCGAAGTTTAAATAGGTAAGCATGTAGGCATATTTAGTGTACACAAAGCCAATTTTAAGTTATATcatattatacttttttttatttagccattttctatgtcccactgctgggcaaaggcctctccctcggaTTTCCAACTTCCATATTATACTAACgagtaggtattaaataataataagtaggtataggtacttatcCGAATCATGATCCAGCTGCGACAGGATTTGATTGCACAAACCTCAGGATAATTTTCTCTTGCTTTTTAGGATCCAGTAGGTAATGCTTCTAGCGCAAGATGCCCCGCATCTAACCAACAAACTGGAGCAAAGAGTACCTGTTGAAGTCTACAAGAATAACTAAAGTTAGGTAGCTGGTAGCTCTCATAACTTTTATCTCTGTTAAacccatattttttgcattaaataaCGTGACAGTTTGGAGGGCGAACTGAAGGAACAGTGTAAAGttacaagtaggtaggtactaactaagtacaaataaaaagtaacttaacTCAAGTTCTAGAAGTCAAAACTcgtaacattaaattaaaagctAAACAGATTCAcaatttgatttttgttttctttttgcaatttgaatttcgaaccatacctacatttgacatttcagccAGTGACAGTTTACTTACGAGGGAGGGGGGGACAGTATATAAAAAGGTACTCTGTGGGGGGGACATACTTGATACATGAATGAAACGTCACCTGTATTCGTAAACGACAGCGCCTCTGAAGCCTGGATGATGAAACTTAACAGTCAAAATTGTGTCAAATGTGGACTCTTGGCCAAATTATGTTTTCAACCCTCTGGCTTTTGTTAAagagaatttgtttttttataggctgatgatgacagaagcaataaataaaagattgctGTGTGCatgcgtgtgcgtgtgttaCAGATTTAGTTCGTCCTCCGGCCACCAGTTAGCGCTTGTTACTATAGATGCATTTGTCTATGGAGTTGCCACTGTTTTTCTCTACAGTAACGCTTATCTTTGGTTTACCATACTCAAGAAGGTTATAATAGACATGGAGAGCGAAAGCTCGAACTTTGCTTCAGGATAGAAAATATGACCTTGCATTACGTCACGTGTCTTGCATCTCTTACTTTAGAATGTTCATGAGTGTGCACGGATTCGGATTGCCCTAGGAAATTTGCTATAGAAAATAGAAGAAAATTAAGTTCCCTTTATTACGGATAAATACCATCTACGTTGTAGTTGTATGTTTGCCTATTTttcattttgtgttttttgttttgtctaaTGTTAGCTCAAAAAACAACGCAATGGCTATTGAAATAGCAATTGTCAAAATACACCTTTTAGTAAGCTTTTTGGATTAAACATTAAACCAACAATTTTTACTTTGAAATATTAAGACCAAAGTCAATTGAATGAATagcacgaaattcgaaaataagcgcacatttttgaattttcatGTCACTTTTTGACTTCCACCAACTTCTGGGCTGTTTCAAAACACAATTCAATGCCCGAAATGAGAGTTCGTCGCTGCACATTATATATTCACCGAAAAACTTCCGAAGTGGCAAATTGATATTGGGACGATGGgcatttttttgtcattaataATTGCCGTAGTTGTCGCCCTTCTATGCTTCCATAAATGTCATACATATATACCTGGGGTGCTAATGGTACACAGCAATAATGGCGACAATATAGCTGAAGTGTGTAAGACGAGTTCTTATTTCGGCTTCACAAGATATTGATAACAGTGATTCCCAACGCGGTGTGGCTGTGCCACATTCTTATCACAAGCTAGGCCTAAGATGTAGCATGCTTAGCTTACGGTCGATTTACTCCGGTCTAGGCACAGCGCTATGCCCGGGTGCCTCAATGCTTAGGCAGAGAGATCCTGGGCCTACCAGTGATCTTCTGACCTATCCCGACCGATCAATAGGCTCCTGGCCGGTTCAGTTTGCCTGAATCTGGCCTGGCACCCGCCGGACGTGGGGGCTTTGCCCCACGAGGACCTCCACCATCCCCATAGTCCTGACCTCGTTGCTCCATCATCATTACGACCGTTAATGCTGGGCAAAATATACTTGCTCCATGTCTAGTTTATGCGCTCCGCTGTCTATGACATTACCAAGTGTACATTGTACTCTAGCGCTTACTGGACCCATGTACGGAATCTACCCTGTATTAAATTGCGGACATCCTTACACACTCCATAATCATGGCAATTAATATTACATAGCAAAACACTCACCTGAGGTTACAGCCGAGTTTCAGGAAGGAACTGACCTCTATACTAGGGCACCAGCTTAGTTCTTTTCCCTCGTTCGTTCATTGTATCGCCATTACATTATTACACATACTAGGGCTGTGACACTTACCGAGTTTTATATGGCAAATCGCGCTGTGCGCGACACTCCCAAGGGCAAAGGACTTTCACTCTAGTATGGTTAGCAGGTGCCGTGTCCACTCCAGAATTTTCTCTCTGGCTCTTACAGCCGCGGCACGTCTTTCTTTGCCTGCAACAAGGTCTTGTCCATGGATATCCAAAGAACCCGCCATTTCCATGGGGGTTCCGTCATCCATCGCCGATGCACTTTCTTCAACCTCTGGTTCTGCTAGTTCCACAGGGTCCACAGTTTCTGATTCTTGAGGCGTTGGTCGTGATGATGTCACCGAATCATGTGCTGACTCGTTGAAGGCTGTTTCCTGGTCCTTATTCCTTACCCTTTCTGAAGTATCATCATCAGGTATGGGATCGCTTTCGACCTCTAGCGGATACAGATGTCCTAtggaacgtgtcaaaatggaGCCGTCCACTTTGACCTCCGCTACTCTGCATTTGCCGTCAGTACTTTCCCTCATATCCACAATTTTGCCAACTTTCCAGTTAATTCTGTTTTTACTTTCGGCTTTGATTTGTACTAGATCCCCGATTTCTGGTGCTTTGTGTGATATTACTCTGGGTTGCTTGGGCTCAGACCGGAATCTCTCTCTTAGACTTACAAGATATTGTCAAtgaacatttgttttatttcttccaGGATCTTGAGTCCTCTTTTCCAACTAGTGATCAGGTCTGTTTTTGCCTTTGTGCCTACTGATGGCAGTTCTGCATGTGACGTTTCAGTTGTAAGGCAAGTACCTAGACTTAAAAAATCAGCTGGTCGTAATATGTGTTCCACGTCAGGTCCTATTTTCGTAAGTGGTCTCGAGTTCACCACGGCTTCTACTTCCTTCATTATTGTATGGAGTTGGCTGTCATTAATCAAGTGTTTGTCGAGCGTCCGCTTAAGGCAGTGCTTTACTAAGGCCACAAGACGTTCATAAAAACCGCCATGCCATGGAGCTAATTGTGGTATGAATTTCCATGAAATTTTGTTCTTGACACAATATGGCTTCTCTATTATTTCACTTGTTAATTTGAAGTAGGTAGCATTATCCGAGTATATCTTCTTGGGAGTATTTCTACTTGCTGAAAACCGTCTAATTGCCAGAAGACATTCTTCTGCGGTTAGGTCGTTGACGACTTCTAAATGAATTGCTCTTACTGTCAGGCATGTGAATAACGCAATCCACCTTTTGGCCTTTCCGTTTGGGGAACTGACAAACAGTGGACCAAAGTAATCAACCCCAGTATAAGAAAATGGAGTTGTATACGTCACTCTTTCCGCTGGTAGAGCCGGTGTTGGTGGTAATTTGTAAGGCCCACCTCCATGTTTGATACACACTGAACATCTTCGAATAACTTTCTGTACTTGAGCCTTGCCTTGCGGTATCCAGTATTTCTTTCTTATTATGCTGAGGGTATGGGGAGCTCCAACGTGATAATTACTTTCATGGGTTTCTTTAATTACATTGTTTGTAAATTCTGATTCTTTGGGTAGGAGGATTGGGTACTTCATTTCATAACTCCATGATGTGTTTGCCATTCGTCCTCGTGATCTCAACAGACCATTCTCATCCATAAATAGATCTAAGTTCCTTGTCAGATGTGTTTTCTTTCCTGATAATTCCTCGGGAAAGTGTTCTCTTTGAATCCTTCTTATCTCATCCATGGTTTCATCCATTGAAGCCATGTCTATATCTTGAGATGTTGACTCTAGTTCGTCAAGCTCCATTATTTGATCTGAGAATTGGGCCGTGTCAGATATCTCTTTCATGCCCAATGGATCTTCACCTGGATTCTGATCCGGGTCCTCCCCAACTGAGAGAACAGTGTTATGATGGTTCTCGTAATATCGAGATTCAGGCCACTTTGTTTCATCATATTGAAGAAATTCGGGTCCGTTGAACCACAGCTCCCTTTTTTTTTGCCAAGTTTCGGGTCTAGTTGCTACGTCGGCTGGGTTGACCTTCGTGTGAATATAATACATTTTCGCTTCTGGTACATTTCCTTTAATTTCTTGACTCTGTTGGTCACAAATGGAGGCAGAAGTTTATTAGACCGCATCCATCCGAGAATGACTAGACTATCTGTCCACAGGTACTCTCTTCTGATTGGTAAGTCTATGTTTGTTCTTATATATTTAACTAACCTGCTTGTGATTAGAAACCCAAGTAATTCCTGCCTCGGGATATTAATATTTCTTTGTCTTTGTTCTGTGTAACATGAGACTTTCCCATTACAAATGATATGGATGTTCCCTGTGGACCTGACATTCTGATGAATACTACTGAAGCAAAGGCAGATTTTGATGCGTCAGCAAATCCGTGAAGCTCATACTCAGTGTCAGAATCGGATGTAAATTTTCCAAGTTGTCTTGGGACTTCCACTTTAATAGAAGCTTTCCAGTTCTCAAGAATACCTTTCAGGGTTTGTAGAATTTCAGCAGGTAACACGGTAtcccatttaaatttttgattgcATATGTCTTGAAATAAAAGTTTCATGGGTAAGATCAGTGGACATACAAACCCACAAGGGTCATATATCCTTGCCAGTGTTCGAAGAAGTTTTCGTTTCGTATCAACTGGAGAAACTGGATTCAAATGATCCTCTGTTATATTTAGGGTTAATGTATCTCTGTTTACATTCCACAACAACCCAAGAACTTTAACTTCATTGGTTTGATTTGCTTGAAGTTGCTTCGGGATGGAGTGCATGAATTCTTGATTATTTGAGACCCAGTCTCTAATGTTCATTGACATCTGTTGAAAGGCCATTCTAGTTTTATTGTAGATGTCTTGTGCTTCTTGAATTGAATCAGCTCCAATAACTAAATTATCAACATAGCACTTCTCGGctattgattttatttgctCATCTTTAGATTGGTTCATATGGTGTTTAATGGTAGCTGTAAGAAGGAAAGGACTTGCTATTACCCCAAAGGGAACTCTGCAGAATCGAAGACATATTAAATTATCATCTCTAAGTTCTTGATTAATATCCTTTAACCATAGGAAGCGTGTGACGTCTCGGTCTTCTTCTTGCAACCCCACTTGCAGGAAGGCCTTTTCCACATCTGCTGTCATGGCTATACTCTTAGTCCTGAATTTAATCAAAAGAGAAGTCAGGCTCTCTAGCATGTATGGTCCACTGTAGAGACATTCGTTCAGACTCCTGTTTCCTGATGTCTTGCTGAAGCGTCATACACAATTCTGCCCTTCTTTCCTACTTGTTTAACCATATGGTGTGGGAGGTAGTGAATTGGATGATCAGGTTCAGTGTCGGCTTGTGACTCTACTACTTCTATGATACCCAACTTTAGTTGTTCCTTCAGAATTTCGTTGTACTCATTTAGTGACTCTTTATCTAATCTCCTCATAAGTGATTTTAATCTTCCCATAGCCAATCCAAAGTTAGATACTAACTCTGGTGGGTGTTGAATCCATGGCCACTTTACCTCATATCTATTCTGTTTATATTGTACAGAGGCGTTGAACTGGTGTACTGCTTCCTCCTGCCGAGTGGTCTTTGGAGAGTCTGTTATACCCAAGTTTTCTAAtgaccataaaaatttaatatccACATATCTTAATGGCAAATCTGGCTCGGAAAAGTATGGACAGCCTTGCGTATGACACTGGCAATATGTAGTTACAGACAGTACCTCATCATTGTCTTCAATGTAAACATTACCAGAAAGAATGTATCCAAAATCTGTATCGATTAGGTACAAATTATTAGAGATCTCAATTTTATCATTACGCATGAATGAACAGTAGAAATCATTTCCGATGAGCAAATCAATCTTTTCACAACTGAGTCATCATCTGCATGTAAATCAACTTGGGAATAATCAAGTTTTGCTATTGGTACTCTATCTGTGATATGTGGTACAATGTTTACTTGTATAGTGCTTCTAATGCCACGTTTGGTAAGTATTGTCACTGTAGTGCAAGGACTAGTTGTTTCTTGAGGAGACGGGGATCCGAAAGTGTAAATGACTAGCTGATCCATAGATATTATTGGTAAGCTAAGAGCATCAGCCAGTTCTTTTGTTATATAGCTTCGTTGACTGCCGCTATCCAAAAGAATTCTCCCATCCGTGAGTTTATTATCGACTTGAGGATTTTGTAACTGCACCACCGCCGTCTGTAAAAAGGTAAGTCCGTGAGTCATATTACATATCATTTCTGGAATTTTCATCTTCTCTCATCTTCCTCACCTTTCACCTTAAGGCAGAGCCACTGGACATGCCCCTTCTCTCCGCAGCGGAAGCAAGTTacattttttcggcattcctcCGTTTTGTGGTTTTTTCCTAGACAATTGAGGCAGCGTCCATTAAGTTGAGTCTTGCGTGCTTCCACTGTACTGAACTTTCTGCAATCTTTGCTTGCATGGTTACTCAATCCACAAAAATACAGAGCGTCTGGATTTTTTAGCTGCTGGGGCAGTTGATACAGGTTCTAGTTTTCGCTTTCGATCAGGTCTCCGTTGAGTGTGCTGGAACCGTTTAAAATTTCCCTTTTGGGTCCTGATGTGAAGTGCTTCTGCTGTGGCCACAACAGGTCCAGCCTTCAACAATGATGCATCCGTGTCGGTAATCATAGAAGATGACTTTTCCATCGCTGTTATTATCTTGTTAAGGTTCTTCCTTATTGCTGTCAGTGTAGTACCCTCGGTGGCCTCGGATAGGTGGTGTTCATGCACCACTTTGTCGGGAAATTTTCTTAAAACCATAGCACGGAAGTAGTTTCCATTCACTGGCTCTCCTAAATTTTCCAGGATTCTTAAATGCCTCTCAATTTCATTTAGTGTGCTCCTACAACTTGTACTGTTGTACTCGGCTCGTTGTAGATTATTCAATTGTGTGTAGTGTGCATCTATCAGCGCATCCTTCGATCCGAAACGATTTTTTAAGTGTATCAATTGCGATATATAGTTGTTGTCGGTCACACCTAAACCTGATACAGACTCCTTAGCTAACCCGCTGAGACTCCCCAGTAAATATGCCATTTTTTCGAGTCTGCAATGTTTCTTTCATGGATGCTAGCTCTGAATCTGTCCCAGAACTCAGTCCACTTTAAACAGTCTCCACTGTAGGATGGTAGTTCAAGCTTTGGCAGTCTTGTTGTAGCAGAGGCACCTCCTTTCTCTTCTATGGCATGTTGTACGGAGCTCAGTGAATCTTCAATCTCAGAACATAAGCTTTCTGCCTGTAACTGGATCGCCAGAGCTGGACTTACTATATCCAGCGTTGGAGTTGGTAGCTTCATAgtatattcttttatttctacATCCAACTTATTTACcaaatccaataattgtttCACTAATCTTTTAGCCCTATCATATTCCATCTGGTTTGCTTTCATATTCATGTTTGCTGAAGCTATGAGTGCCTCTAGGCTAAGTTTTCTTCAACCTCTCACCGTTTTTCCAGAATTTCTTCCATTTTTGTGCTGATCTTCTTTTGGGTGCTGTAACACTGCGTTAATTGTCATCCACTTAACTAGAAACGGATATAACATTGGGCCAGACACCAGATGTCTGTTACAAACGCCTTATTTGTTTCAGCATAATTGATTCTTATTAGATTgctttattattacatatttactaaTGCATCATTGATAATGTAACTCAAGAGTCCACACTAAACCTGTGGGCAGCCATTGTCAAAATGACATtccatttttc
The sequence above is a segment of the Choristoneura fumiferana chromosome 9, NRCan_CFum_1, whole genome shotgun sequence genome. Coding sequences within it:
- the LOC141431491 gene encoding uncharacterized protein; its protein translation is MYYIHTKVNPADVATRPETWQKKRELWFNGPEFLQYDETKWPESRYYENHHNTVLSVGEDPDQNPGEDPLGMKEISDTAQFSDQIMELDELESTSQDIDMASMDETMDEIRRIQREHFPEELSGKKTHLTRNLDLFMDENGLLRSRGRMANTSWSYEMKYPILLPKESEFTNNVIKETHESNYHVGAPHTLSIIRKKYWIPQGKAQVQKVIRRCSVCIKHGGGPYKLPPTPALPAERVTYTTPFSYTGVDYFGPLFVSSPNGKAKRWIALFTCLTVRAIHLEVVNDLTAEECLLAIRRFSASRNTPKKIYSDNATYFKLTSEIIEKPYCVKNKISWKFIPQLAPWHGGFYERLVALVKHCLKRTLDKHLINDSQLHTIMKEVEAVVNSRPLTKIGPDVEHILRPADFLSLGTCLTTETSHAELPSVGTKAKTDLITSWKRGLKILEEIKQMFIDNIL
- the LOC141431492 gene encoding uncharacterized protein; translated protein: MTADVEKAFLQVGLQEEDRDVTRFLWLKDINQELRDDNLICLRFCRVPFGVIASPFLLTATIKHHMNQSKDEQIKSIAEKCYVDNLVIGADSIQEAQDIYNKTRMAFQQMSMNIRDWVSNNQEFMHSIPKQLQANQTNEVKVLGLLWNVNRDTLTLNITEDHLNPVSPVDTKRKLLRTLARIYDPCGFVCPLILPMKLLFQDICNQKFKWDTVLPAEILQTLKGILENWKASIKVEVPRQLGKFTSDSDTEYELHGFADASKSAFASVVFIRMSGPQGTSISFVMGKSHVTQNKDKEILISRGRNYLGF